One window of the Bacteroidales bacterium genome contains the following:
- a CDS encoding DUF3010 family protein, with amino-acid sequence MKVIGIDIDKTKAIFYGLEKDADGNIINLTGDFRYLTLNNDTDNSKVREFRSTVHSFFDDINPDRIAILKRQTKGRFKSAPLSFKIEGLI; translated from the coding sequence ATGAAAGTAATCGGTATCGACATTGACAAAACAAAAGCAATTTTCTATGGTCTTGAAAAAGATGCAGACGGAAACATTATTAATTTAACGGGCGACTTCAGGTATCTTACTTTAAATAACGACACAGACAACTCAAAAGTCAGAGAGTTTCGATCAACTGTTCACTCTTTTTTTGATGACATAAATCCTGATAGAATTGCAATATTAAAAAGACAAACAAAAGGACGCTTTAAATCTGCACCATTGTCTTTTAAAATTGAAGGACTTATATAA
- a CDS encoding aldo/keto reductase, with translation MNKIKLTKDLEFSRIVHGHWRLADWKMSNQELLKLTEQTIELGVTTFDHADIYGNYSCEKLFGDAIILKKGLRKNIEIITKCGIKLISDKFPGQKLKYYDYSFDHIVSSVDNSLKNFRTDYVDLLLLHRPAPFFNPEEVAKAFSYLKRNGKVLHFGVSNFNSLQFEMLNAYTDENLVTNQVEISPYCLEHFENGNIDYFLKEEIKPMAWSPLADGKLINPKEEKGQRILRILLEVAEELSVNTIDKIIYSWLLNHPASIIPIVGTSKIERIKHAIEALNIDMSLEQWYKIYTASMGTELP, from the coding sequence ATGAATAAAATAAAACTTACAAAGGATTTGGAATTTTCACGAATAGTTCATGGACATTGGAGATTAGCTGACTGGAAAATGTCAAATCAGGAATTATTAAAATTAACCGAGCAAACAATTGAATTAGGTGTAACAACATTTGATCATGCAGATATCTATGGAAATTACAGCTGTGAAAAATTATTTGGAGATGCTATAATTTTGAAAAAAGGCCTTCGCAAAAATATCGAAATAATTACGAAGTGTGGTATTAAATTGATATCAGATAAGTTTCCTGGCCAAAAACTAAAGTATTACGATTATAGTTTTGATCATATTGTTTCTTCCGTTGACAATTCTTTAAAAAACTTTAGAACTGATTATGTAGATTTACTTTTACTTCATCGTCCTGCTCCATTCTTTAATCCTGAAGAAGTTGCTAAGGCATTCTCTTATTTGAAAAGAAATGGAAAAGTATTACATTTTGGCGTTTCTAATTTCAACTCACTGCAGTTTGAAATGCTAAATGCTTACACTGATGAAAACCTCGTAACTAATCAGGTGGAAATATCTCCGTACTGTTTAGAACATTTTGAAAATGGAAACATCGATTATTTTCTAAAAGAAGAAATAAAACCTATGGCATGGTCTCCTTTGGCTGATGGTAAACTTATTAACCCGAAAGAAGAAAAAGGACAAAGAATACTTCGTATACTATTAGAAGTTGCTGAAGAGTTAAGTGTCAATACTATAGATAAAATTATTTATAGTTGGTTATTAAATCACCCTGCCTCAATTATCCCAATTGTCGGAACCAGTAAAATTGAACGTATAAAACATGCTATAGAAGCATTAAATATTGACATGAGTTTAGAGCAATGGTATAAAATATATACTGCTTCAATGGGAACAGAACTACCTTAG